The DNA segment TTCTTCGACAAGGAACTGAAGCCTTTCCACGGCGCGTGGGAACAGGCCGGCAAGGTGCCGCGCGAGTTCTGGCTGAAAGCGGGCGAGCAGGGCCTGCTGTGCCCGCAGGTGCCCGAGGAATATGGCGGCGCCGGCGGCGACTACCGCTATCTCGCCGTGGTCGACGAGGAACTGGGCCTGTCCGGTGCGTCCGGTCCCGGCTTCGCGGTGCACAGCGACATCGTCTGCGGCTACATGCTGAAATATGCCAGCGAGGACCAGAAGCGCGAGTGGCTGCCCAAGATGGTCACCGGCGAGGTGATCACCGCCATCGCCATGACCGAACCGGGCACCGGCAGCGACCTGCAGGGGGTCAAGACCACGGCGCGCCTGGATGGCAACCATTACGTCATCAATGGCAGCAAGACCTTCATCTCCAACGGCCAGAACGCCGACCTGATCATCGTCGTGGCCAAGACCGACCCGACCCTTGGCGCCAAGGGCATCAGCCTGATCCTGGTCGAGGCCACGCGCGAGGGCTTCGAGCGCGGCCGGAACCTGGACAAGATGGGCATGCATGCCGCCGACACATCCGAGCTGTTCTTCAACGAGGTGCGGGTGCCGACCTCCAACCTGCTCGGCCCGGAAGAGGGCAAGGGCTTCATCCAGCTGATGAGCGAGCTGCCGCAGGAGCGTCTGGGCATCGCGCTCAACGCGCAGGCCGTCGCCCAGTACGCCTACGATCTGACCGTGGCCTATGTGAAGGAACGAAAGGCGTTCGGGAAAACCGTGTTCGATTTCCAGAACACCCGCTTCAAGCTGGCCGAGCTGAAGACCCAGGTCGAGGTTGGCTGGGCGTTCTGCGACAAGTGCATGGACCATCACATGCGCGGCGAGTTGACCGCCACCGACGCCGCCATGGCAAAGCTGTGGGTCACCGAGATGCTGGGCCGCGTCGTCGACGAGGGCGTCCAGCTCCACGGCGGCTATGGCTTCATGAACGAATATCCGATCACGCGCCTGTACACTGACTCGCGTGTCCAGCGCATCTTCGGCGGCACGTCGGAGATCATGAAGGAACTCATCAGCCGCTCGATCTGACCCGGGCGCCGAGCCGGCTGACATCAGGCTGTACATTCAGGCCGGGAGACTCGTGATCCACGAGGCCTCCCGGCCCTGAATTCCGTTCAGGACGAGACTTTCGCCGTCCCTCTCCTGCGGAAATAGAGCAGCAGGCCGAGGATCGCCATGAAGCCGATCAGCGCGATCACGAAGCCGCCCACCACCGCGTTGAGACCCAGGCGCCCCAGAGGGAACAGGAAGTTCCACTTGTGGACGAAGCTGAACACATAGCGTTCGGGCTTCTTCCAGTCGTCCAGTCGGTCGACCATGGTGCCGGTGGCGGTATCGACGAACACCGTCGTCGCGTACGGCGCTCCATAGTCCAGGCGCCAGACCGGCAGCCGCTTGTTGCGGAAGTCGTAATCGGGACCGAAGCGGGTCACCAGCTGCATTGCCTCGATGCTGTCGTCGCTGGCACCGAGGAAGCGGTTGGCGATGAATCGCGCCAGTTCCCTGTCCCCCTGCGGCGCGGCCTCGCCCGTTGCGGCGTCGACATAGACGGCGGGTCCGGTGGGCTGGATGCCATCGAAGCGGGCGTTGCGGATCTCCCGCTCCGTCGTCGGCATGGCATGCCCGGCGTGCCCGCCCTGATCGGAATGATCATGCTCGTGCATGGGCGGCCGGGCGCCCGGGGCCGACAGGCCGAACCGGTACAGGGGCTTGCCCCCCGCCCCTTCCACCAGTGAGAGGCTGACGACGTCGAGGCCCTTCGTGATCTCGTTCCATTGCTCGGTGATGGGGAACCGTTGACCGCTCAGATCGAGCGGTTCCGCCATGCGCAGCTGGCTCGACGGGCGCTCGATGGCGCTCTGGATCAGATGATAGATGCCGCTGACCGAGAACATGAGGAGCGGCAGCGCCAAGGCATAACCGGCCATGCGGTGCCAGCCCTTCGACCCTTGCAAACGCTTCTTGCGCCGGATGGTCACCAACATCAGCACGCCAGTGACCGCGAGGGCTGCGAGACTGCCCACCATCAGCGTGACCACGACGACCCGCAGCCAATCCATGGAGGCGGGCACCCATTCCCAGGTGTGCAGATACCGGAAAGCCGTCTGCAGGCGGGTCTTGGACACGTTGTTCACGCCCGCCAAGCTGCTGGTTTCCGTGTAGACATAGGCCGTCAGCTGGTCGTCCCCGGCGAACCGCACCCGCCAGACGGGCAGCAGACGGTTGACCCAGGGATAGTCGCCATCGAACTTCCGTTGCAGCTCGATCGCCGTGACGGGACGCGTCTCCGCGAGGAAGTGCCGGGCCAGAAATTCGGCCTGCGCCCTGTCCTGATCCGGAAGTTCCGCGCCGCTCGCCGGCTCGAAGTAACGGCGCGGCTGCATCGGGTCGGTCGTCACCTGAAGCAGGCTGCCATTGGGACCGGCGACGGTCCTGACGGCGACCGCCCGGTCGATCCCGGCGCTCTCCAGAATGGCGGCCAAGGGCCGCGCACCCTGGAGGTCGAGGGGACTGGTCGGCGGCATGAACTGGGCCTGCTGCGGGCCGAACAGCACCATGAGGATGTGGGTGAGGCCAGACAGGCCCCAAATCAGCAGGCTGATGCCGCCGATCAGGCCGAGCCATCTGTGCTTGCTGAAACTCCAGCGCGCGGTGCCGGTTTTGCTGATCATTATCATGGTGCTCCCGATCCTAGAAACCGGCGCTCACGCCGATATAGAAGGCACGACCCTGACCAGGAGTGTAGATGGCTGCCCGTTCACGTGACTGATTGGCGACCGTGCCGACATTGGAGATATACCGCACATTGAACAGGTTCTCGACCGAACCGAACAGTGTCACCCCGTCGCTCAGATTGACGCCGGCGGTCAGCCCGACCAGTTCGTAGCCCGGCGCCCGTTCGGTATTGGCGTAATCCGCCCAGGTGCCTTGCGGCGCCCAGCGCAGATTGGCCGAGACGTAGAAGCGCTCCTTCTGGTCGAAGCGGATTTCCGAGACGACCATGTGACGCGGGACGCCCGGCAGCCGGTTGTTGCCATAGGTCGTGTCGTCGTCGAAGCGGAAGTCGCTGAGCGTATAGGCGGTGCTCAGGCGCAGCGATTGTCCGCGCGCTTCCAGCATGTCGCGGGCGATGAACACGTCGATACCAAGCTCGATGCCCTGGTGGATGGTGTCATCGCCATTGCTGGTGACGGAGCTGGCGCCATTGTTGATGGCGACATCGAGGAACTCGTTCGCCACATGGGACCGGTAGAGCGAGATGTCCCAGGCGACGAACCCCTGCTGGCCGCGCGCGCCGACCTCGAAGGTGGTCGCCTTCTGCGGCGCCAGCGGCGCGAACGGCGCGGCACCGCCGGAGGTGAGATCGGCCAGGCTGGGCGGCTCGAAGCTGCGGCTCACATTACCGTAGAGCTGGGCGCTTTCACCAATGTCGGCGATCAGCCCGATGCGCGGGTTGAACTGGTCATAGGCACCC comes from the Iodidimonas sp. SYSU 1G8 genome and includes:
- a CDS encoding PepSY domain-containing protein, whose protein sequence is MISKTGTARWSFSKHRWLGLIGGISLLIWGLSGLTHILMVLFGPQQAQFMPPTSPLDLQGARPLAAILESAGIDRAVAVRTVAGPNGSLLQVTTDPMQPRRYFEPASGAELPDQDRAQAEFLARHFLAETRPVTAIELQRKFDGDYPWVNRLLPVWRVRFAGDDQLTAYVYTETSSLAGVNNVSKTRLQTAFRYLHTWEWVPASMDWLRVVVVTLMVGSLAALAVTGVLMLVTIRRKKRLQGSKGWHRMAGYALALPLLMFSVSGIYHLIQSAIERPSSQLRMAEPLDLSGQRFPITEQWNEITKGLDVVSLSLVEGAGGKPLYRFGLSAPGARPPMHEHDHSDQGGHAGHAMPTTEREIRNARFDGIQPTGPAVYVDAATGEAAPQGDRELARFIANRFLGASDDSIEAMQLVTRFGPDYDFRNKRLPVWRLDYGAPYATTVFVDTATGTMVDRLDDWKKPERYVFSFVHKWNFLFPLGRLGLNAVVGGFVIALIGFMAILGLLLYFRRRGTAKVSS
- a CDS encoding acyl-CoA dehydrogenase family protein codes for the protein MLTRSIYEPEHDMFRDAVRKFFDKELKPFHGAWEQAGKVPREFWLKAGEQGLLCPQVPEEYGGAGGDYRYLAVVDEELGLSGASGPGFAVHSDIVCGYMLKYASEDQKREWLPKMVTGEVITAIAMTEPGTGSDLQGVKTTARLDGNHYVINGSKTFISNGQNADLIIVVAKTDPTLGAKGISLILVEATREGFERGRNLDKMGMHAADTSELFFNEVRVPTSNLLGPEEGKGFIQLMSELPQERLGIALNAQAVAQYAYDLTVAYVKERKAFGKTVFDFQNTRFKLAELKTQVEVGWAFCDKCMDHHMRGELTATDAAMAKLWVTEMLGRVVDEGVQLHGGYGFMNEYPITRLYTDSRVQRIFGGTSEIMKELISRSI